From Pseudorasbora parva isolate DD20220531a chromosome 14, ASM2467924v1, whole genome shotgun sequence:
accgtaaaattGTGATCTCTGTGATTCAGAGAACCAACGTAGGCTATGCACACacgcacccacacacacacacaaacctgcGTACGCCAAAATATGCGAATCTATAAATAGCAAATGAGCTTGAAATTATGCGCAGCTGAATGTTTTTTTACGATAACCGCCTTGTAAAAACCGCCCAATCAATGACATTAATAAAAGATCCTCAGTCAACATTCAAATATAGAGACGGGCGAGCGGCAATAATTGCTCACAAACACCTGCAGTTCTTGGACTTTGCAACAAAGTGCGCACGTCTGCTTATACCCTGACGTGGCGTTGAGCACTTTTCCACGTAAAATACCGTGTTTATAAAGATGAGCATTGGCGTGGATAGCATACGCACACTATCAAATCGGTGCGTAGGCTACTCGTTTTATAAACGAGGCCCCTTTGCACACACGAGCATTCAAATTAGTCAACGAGCCAGAATCGAAACCGAAACTAATAGCAAAACATActcaaataaattacaaaacCTTATTTATTGTATCGAAATATTGCATGTGTGTGGGctatatatattacttttttaaaattcacatCAACTAGCCTATGTAGCTCACCCTTCTCAGTCCACTTTCTCTCTGAAGAAAAACTCAAAAGCTGCCTCCACATCCGCAGCCGAACTCGTAACGCTCCTCTCGTTCCTTTTATCAAACGACAGCACCCCCGCAAACTGTAGACAAATGCTACAAATAATATCCCTTTACTCCTGGGATTGTTATTTTCTGTCAGCTGAACCCCTAAAATATTTAACTAAGTAGGCTATGTATCCccataaaatgtaattcaataTTAAAATATCAGGGAATTCAGTAGCCTAAATATTTTAGTGTTCGGCTGCTGACAGAAAAATATAAGGGAGTATGCCTAAAGGGATATTATTTGTAGCATCTTCTGTAGAGTTTGCGGGCGTGCTGTCCTTAAAGAAATGTATTGTCTcaatttattgtatttttcacTCCTTTTTTAAATTGCCTATGAAGCCTATAAATTATAAACGAATTTGATACTAATATAGGTAGGCTATCAGTAGGCTACTGGATCAGTCTAGGCGCGTAATGTTTATGTCTattttacaaagtgacatcgccatGGTCTGGCATTTATGTTTTCAATCATTTTTGTGGAGCGGTGTGAACAGGGATCATTGCATTGTCCTCTGTACGCGAAAGGAAAAATGTTTCCATTTTTActacagcgttgtcgtgtaaACATTGAGTCGCAAAGTTTGGTAGGCTATAGCAGGATTGAAAATCTTTACAAATCTCATGCAAAAATTAATATTCTGTATAACACACCTGGATAAATTTGtctattttatgtatttaaatatatactaGGCTATATTTAGTTTATATTAGCCTACAACAGATAAAACGGCTCATAATATTTAGTTTGATGTCCTGCTGATCAACATTTTCTCAGGGGTTAAGCACCGATTCTCAAAAAGTCACTCGTCCTCTTGTTGTGCCTTGTGTATTAATTTGTTTGATGTAGCTACTAACgcacaattatttttatttttttgtacttAGGTCTACTTTCCTTTAAACTTGCGGTTCATTATTTCTGTGAACTGCCACTATACAAAAATAGTTATATGATCGTTATAGGGTCGAAAAATATAGGCTATTCGTTTTACAGCATATTTTATAAACactataaatcaataaaaaacaaTCAATAGGCTAAAACCAATTTAGAATATTTGTCACATTTTATACTCTTATTATATGTAGCCTACATGCAACTTACCTTTCGTAGAGCACTTGCTGTGTAAGTGTAACGCTTCGCTTTCTTAGGATGTTACAGCCAAGTCAAACCTGTTCTGTCAACATCCTGTGATAACGTTTTTGGCATTGAAATGAATCAACAAACCACTAACGAATTCTCAGGTCTCTAAAACACAATGTGTGTCGAGGAAGATGAAAAACTGCGCTAATTGTTTGAACAAATAGTGGGAACCACCCACGATTCCTCCTCACCTGGGTGTGTGTCTGAGGCCGCGCGAACAGGTTGTCTTTGCTCGGACAGCAGTAATTGTTCATAGTGAACACCAGAGGTCTCCTTTTCTGTCACAAACTTTTCAGCTTTGTATGGTTTCCAGTTTTAACTAAAGAGTTATTATATGCATGAAGAAAGCTATACTGTTGGACAGTAAAATCATTTTGAAATGCCAAACAGAAAGTTGTTGCATCTTGGTATTGTCATCTTATGAATTAAGTCAGTTTGGAATTACCGGTATGGTATGAGAGTAGCTACCATAAGTGTTAATTGACATTGCCGCCTATGGGTCAAAAGTTGCAAATTAAGGATAAATCTGGGAATAACCTTGGCCACATTACATCAGTGAATCCTGTTGGTGTCAGAGCAGAGAAAAATGAGCATTTGTTActtcatatacacatacatCACATTTACTCGGTGATAATATTTAATTGCAATCAGCAAGCCATACAGAATTGATTTAGACAGTTTTTGCTTTTAAATACAAGGAATAGCTCATTCCAAAATGGAATTTACTCATGAAAAGCTGCATTTCTTTtagaacagtgtgtgtgaaaGTCCTAATTTGTGATATTATACTGTAAACTTGATAAGATACAGCATTCTCGCATTCAATGAgccacaataaataaatgtaatacaaGTAATTCACTAATTATCTGGCTTAAAATACATTATTGTGCAGTGTAACAATCTGGCTGCACTGAGGAAAATCTCTACGAaagcatgtttaaaaagttgCCCTACACAGGAGCAACATCATCCAGATAGTCGTCTGCAAAGTTGAGCATCTGCTGAAGAGCGGTGAGAAGCAGGACGTCACAGTTCAGCTCCAGCTCCAGCTCCTGACTGTAGTTCTTCACCGGTAACACACAAGACACCGGCACACCCAACCGAGAGCTCACCTCCTGAAACTGCAGAGACGAAACAACATCTCAGTCACTCTGAGTCCTGTGGGGACAGCTCATGTGATCATCTGACCATGTCTCACCTTCGTCTTGATGTAAGAAGTGATATAAACATTCTGAAGATCTTCCTCCACATCAAGACATGCTTCATCTACTTTAGTCATCAAGACCATCTGGGGAATGCCTGTGTAAATAACCATTAGTTAGTCACAGAACATTTGGCAAAAAAGTTGCAAGTATTACTGTAAGTCAGTATATTATAATTAATCTTTGATTATAAGAGTTATCTAAAAATGTTGTTCACTTACCCAGTGAGTTCACTTTTTTGCGTATGGCAGCAAGTTTTTCCTCCAGTTTGCTGGACATGAGGGAGATTTTGGTGGCGTCTATCACGTACATCACACAGTGGATCTTCTCCTGTAGAGATGCGGGTCTGGAGGCCTTTTGCTCATCCGGTTGAAATGGTGTTGTGGGGTTAAACTAAATCGAGAGGATTTAAAGTGGAATaaactttttgtttttcatACTTCATTTATTCTGGAGACAAGTGCCCTTACTTTATAGCGGTCTGGTACGTGACCTTGAAGAATGCTGCTGACGTCATCAATATCCAGTCCTGCACCCGATTGCTCCTCGAGTCCCATGGTGTCACACAGCACAAATGGCAATGGCTTTCCCTCACGCCCGTCTTTCACTGGGTATGTGCGAAACTATACCAACCAATAAGAGAATCACATCAAGACCTGAAGTCCTCAAGAGATGTTCCTCAACCTGAAGAGAGACTTCTGTAGGGAACACTGAATCCTGTTGAATCTGTACCTGTGTGGTGAGACTAGTGCCTGCAGATCCTGACATGGCTTTGCTGGTTATGCGGCCCATGAAGACAGAATTGATGGAGTTGAAGAAACTGGATTTTCCAGCACCTACAGGACCGATCATTAGGATTCTGACCCGACTCACAGATGCCGTCATGGGTTTATGATTCCTGATCATTTTCATAAGCCCTTCTCTTTGTCTACAACAGAGATCACAACTTTATTATTACACTACTGTATAAAAATCAGCAGCAAAATATCAACTGAAAACTTACTTTTCTGTCCACTGAACATTCCTCCATGGCTTCATCTTGGCACTGATCTGAGGATCTTTTTCTGAGGAAGTTATTGTACAACTTACTTTCACCATAATGTTAGCAGCAGTACATTTTAAGATACTGGACTCTGAATTTATATGATTTACTCCACACAACTATGTGTGTTTCAAATACGATAAGTGATTAAAAAAATCTGATAATGGACTTACTCTGTTCCACTTTGTACACCTCACATTCAGTCAGTTGAGCGTCGTTCCCATACAGTGTGGCAGGAGTAAAATTGAATGGATTATTTGTCATTCCATATGCTTTATATGCATTAAATGCATTATGTCCTTGATTTACCACAACTGGTTGGTTTTTGTAGCAAAAGTACAACTGTTGGCCAAAGGTGGGCATTCCAGAGTCATCACGACGTGCATTATGGCCACTGTTAACCTTGATGCACACAGGGATCTTGGCTTCACAGTTGAACAGGAAAGCTTCGTCATCTGTAATATCCCGGCCAGTTTGAGCATAATCTACACTAGTGTATGCACCAAAGATGTAGCCTGAAAGGTTGTAGGCTACAAGTAAAGTTGGACCCTGACGATCACATCGCTGGTGGAAGGCAGAAGCATTATATCCATGAACTGAAGCTTTGTAGAGAAGAGTCAGTTCAACATTCCCCAGCAATGCACAGAGCTGCTTTTTTTTATCTTCTGGTAAATTAGAAGTGAGGGAGTCCATGCTGAGGTTTCCCCTTTTTTTCATCTTTAAGACAAGACAAAAAGACAtgcaaaaaaattacataacTTTTATGTATAACATacacattttatttactttgttGTTAATTTTGTTGTCAAACATGTTAGGATAAGTACGAATAGGCCGATTAAAGGCAGCAGTCTTGGCTTGGCTGAATTAATAATCCTTAAAAAATAACACTAACACCTTAGCGAAAAGAAACAATAAAacctgtttaacactgtaagatagattattaacattttaacgATAACATTATTTTCTAACATTGTATTTCAGACAGACCACAGGGTGGAGTTACATGTAGGCTAGTTTTCTACTGCCCTCCCTGTCAGAAACTAGAAAGTTTAGCTAGAAATGAAACTGAAACCTGCTAAACAAAAGATAACTGGCTCAcggaataatatatatatatatatatatatatatatatatatatatatatatatatatatatatatatatatatatatatatatatatatatatatttataatcacTGTAATTGCAGTAgcctattaaatatatataaaatataaatatattaatgtaataaCAGCTTGTTAAAAGTTAAATACTTATTTAGACCTGATAAAATAGCCTACTTTCGTGTTTTGAAAAAACAATATGTCAAGATAGCCTAAATGTGCGTTTTAGATATTgaacattaacatttttatgataTTCATGCTTTATGATATATATTGTCTATGAAGCTTAAGCTTAATTAGCTTACCTTTTAGCGTTATCTTTGTGCACACTGAAATGCTCTTCGTACAAGATCATACACCAGAATGAAAAAAGCATAGGCTAAGCTCCTCCTATAAACACTCGTTTCGTTTCCTCGTATCTATCTATTCTAATTGATCTAAATTATATAATGTATGTCCAAACATATCATATCACCATTCACCAATGTTATTAGGTGACATAGAATAGCCTATAGTTCCATTGATGTtcaaacatttttacacaatagcctacatttctttcaaaatgaGCAAAACTCTTCACGTGACGGTGTTAAATACTGATGCCACTCTGCTGCAAGCGTTTTTGCATACTTTGATTAAATTCTGTTAAAACCAGCTCTGTCCGCAAAGAAGTTAATTCTCAGTTCGAATCAATTCAGTCTGTTTGGTGAACCGGTTCAAACGGCCATTAAAAAGATTCGACTCAAAGGCGATTCGTTCACGAATCGGACATCGCTAATCAAGAGATCCGCCGCCTAACAACAACATTTCAGTGCGGTAAACCAACCATGGGGACCCGTGACGACGAATACGACTATTTGTTTAAAGGTCAGTGATTTATGTAGCATCAAAGAGAAGCATagatatgttttgttttgttttattatcaaGGAAAACTGCAAGTTTCCTGATGACTGTGGCTAGCTGGTTTAGCTGAAATGCTAGTGTGCTGACATTAAAGCTATCGAAATATTAACCGGTGACATTCAAAGAATCAAAAGTTGAATGtagattaatacattttaatagtgATTTGCATTGACAGTATTCACTAAACCATTATGCATTTCGATTAATTTAGTTTGCATTGTTAGCTAAGCAGCTACATAGCCCTCAAACTGCAGAAAGGGCTAAACTGAACTAAATAAACTTGCTGTTTTAATATAAGCAGTCCGTACctaaacaataaacaaaatcggttcaattaacttttttgaatctGCGTCTATACCAGTAACGTCGACAAACTGGCAACTTTCGAGTCGTTTAGTAATGTGTTGCTTAATATTTAGTGTGGTTGTGTTGCTAGGCCATATGAAACTTTTTGTCGTTTATTACACAAGATTACGTTCTTGATGTTCAACAGGCCAAATTTGGTCATTAACCTGGAattgtaagcatttttgctgtTGGGGCGTATTTACAACTCGTAATTTAGTTAAATTATCAATCCGACAAATTAACTTTGTATTGTGAAATTGACAGCAGTAGATGATCATGACGTCATTCTAATTTTTTGTATATGTACTGTATACTCTTTCcctccctatatatatatatatatgtatatgtgtgtgtgtatgtgtgcatgcgtgtgcgCCCATTCAAATACTTCCCACATTGTGTTCCTCTTTTTacactaaccctttaaaaagttTGAATGAGTGAGAAATCACAAATAACTGTCTGTAGAGGTTTCACAAATGTGGTTATTCTATTGGTTATTCTTAAgaattttttgttgaaagctttGACCTGTGTTTCTCCAGTTTATCTACAACCATTTTGTGAATTACTTCAGGTTTCGTCTAGAAAAAGTGAATGGTGACCACGTTGCAACAGACACAGTATGAGCTGTTTGATATTTTCTATGCATTTCTCGTTCTTTATACATTTCGACCAAACTTATATTTCAGTTTTCATGGTGTCAAATTGATGGAGCAAAGGGAAAATGACAATGGAAGTTTGTGTTTGTAGATTAAGGCTTCTCTCTTATCTCTCTGGCCTCGTAATGTTGAAGTCACCAGGATGACTGACTAATCTAATCTGTTTCTGCTTTTCGAATTATGACATTGTATATGCTTGGGTCAGGTGCACACTTTGGTTTGTGGTTTACTTTCATGGACTGTTCTAATGTTTTTTggcctttattttatttttttatttgtctggTGTTGGACGGCTATTATGTCTTCCCTATGAAGCGGCATTTATATTAGGTCTTACCCGACACATCCTGATGTTTTCTTGTGTTTTCTAGTGGTACTCATTGGAGACTCTGGTGTGGGAAAGAGTAACCTGTTGTCCCGTTTCACTCGGAATGAGTTCAACCTGGAGAGCAAGAGCACCATTGGTGTGGAATTCGCAACCCGCAGCATCCAGGTGGACGGCAAGACCATAAAGGCTCAGATCTGGGATACAGCAGGACAGGAGCGCTACAGAGCCATCACATCAGCGTGAGTACATGAGCACTGGTagcaggggcctattgcacaaaactaggataagggattacgccgggatatcttggtgatcttagCTCGATTTATccactaatatacagttatctttcttatcgttattgttcttggtgtgagtatgccttcagggtacgtttacacaACAGCGGTGTACaaaattttgcatacagatgacaagatcaccaagatatcccggcttaatcccttatcctagttttgtgcaataggtcCCAGGTCCTAAAATAAGGTCtaaaaagatgttttttttttttttttggtgaattgaataaaattgtaattttatttattttatagaaaTATTATTGATAATATACTTTGATTAAAGATAAaataattacagttttataaaaaaaaagtaatgttacaATTACAGTTGTAATTAAAAATTCTttattatcaataataataatacaatttaatagtaaacattaaataaagtaatatagTAAAGTAATAAACCGATTCGATATCATCACTGTGctattcttaaaaaatataatttaatgagttttgacagatttattcattttagttttatttatacattattgtataaatgtattaatcatTTAACGCCTGAACCGTTAAGTAAATTTGTGGAGAAACTGAACAGCAGTACAGTTACGAGAAGTAATACACAACCTGATTGTAAAAATTCCATACTGCAGGACTAGTTTTGGtcagacattttttttctgttagaagCTCTAAGCTCTGGAATGTATTGCCACCTGATTTAAAAACTATTCCtgactttaaaatgttttcttccAGACTTAAGACATGGTTAAAGATGAATCAGAATTGTACTCACTTATAATATTGTGATTACATTGTGTATGTTTGGAAGTTATAGAGTATTATtgtttgagttatattaatgtattaatcatttttaagatacttttttgtatttattgtttttgattGATAAAGGCCCTTTTAGGGACAAGTGTTGCAAATTAGCCTTTGGCTATACATTGTGATACAGACATCAGATGGTTTAGTTTAAATGATCTATGTTGGTGGTATCTGTCCCtatcaaataaattattaaataaaaaataagtatcCTTGGAGattgataatgtttttaatgtgaaattatttagtTCAATTCTAGTCAATATCGTTTTAATATTTTATCGACATATTGATAATATTACGACTATTGATAATTTATTGTTGTAAtcaattttgatattttgaagttttaaataattattataaatatactaTAAATCATTTTATCAGTAACTACAAAATGACTTTATAGAGTCATTACTTAgtaaaatgaattattattattattcctagttttatagtaataacATTTGAATATATTACACTGGAATATTATTAACTATATAACAACCAATTATCAATAATTTCATGAAATTACTTATTACactataatttaaaaatgttaactgataattatatcaataatatttctataaaataaatacaattataatattaaatagaaataaaatatttaatttgattcaTTACTTACTTCATAGAATTATTACTATTGATAAAATATTGTTACAACTACTACAGCTACTATTATTAAATGACAATAAATTAGAGGTGTACAAATATTCTAAAAATGttatcaataatttttttttttttttaatcatgcaGTGGATTATACTGgattatacaattattatttgtaaaatgtcatgAATAGATTCATGACGTCTAAAACATTAACTTCTTTCTATAAAGTccagtgacttttttttaatgatttgtaATCATTAATATTCAATTTATAAaattatacaatttttttatcAATAACTAAAATAGTTTTATAGAGCCATTACTATTggcaaaatattaatataataatagtaatacaatttgaatatattattattatattactataaataattgtattctTAATGCACTGCATTATTTAGTATAGAATCATATTTGAGTCATTGCCGGAATCAACATTTACATCCATTTATCTTTACTGAATGTGAATTTGGACATGATCCTGTATGATATAAATTATCATTATGCGTTTTGCGTGTGGATTTCTTACAGGTACTACCGGGGTGCAGTTGGAGCTCTTCTGGTCTATGACATCGCAAAGCATCTGACTTACGAAAATGTGGAGCGCTGGCTGAAGGAGCTGCGGGATCACGCGGATAACAACATTGTCATCATGCTGGTGGGCAACAAGAGCGATCTGAGGCACCTGAGGGCCGTGCCCACCGATGAGGCCAGAGCTTTTGCAGGTGAGCGTCTCCTCCGGCGTTTTCATGATGTTGGATGAGGACAGATCTACTTAAGGTGTTAAAATATCTCTCATCTTGTGTTATTCAGAGAAGAACAATCTCTCCTTCATCGAAACATCGGCTTTGGACTCCACAAATGTGGAGGAGgcatttaaaaacatactaacaGGTGGGTCCAAATTTAACACAACATTCCAATTGATATGACTGGATTTTGCCTGAGAATTTCATAAATAACGATAAATCTGACTACACCGTAACACATTCCCATTGGGCATCTCAAATGAAATGTCTCGCAACGTAACGTGCTTTTTGTTGCAGAAATCTATCGGATCGTGTCACAGAAGCagatcgccgacaggtccatgCATGACGAGTCTCCCGGGAACAACGTAGTGGACATCAGCGTTCCGCCCACTACCGATGGGTTAAAGGGCAACAAATTTCAGTGCTGTCAGAACCTGTGACCCCACTTCCCTCGGCTCTACCCCGACCCTTGGGCTTCAGTTCCTCTCTATTTATCTCAGCTTTGCTCCTGTGTGTTGTGCTATGGCTACGGCTTTTTCCTCTTTTTACCTCGTTGTGATTTCCACGCTAATCCTAGACGTCCCTTAGAAGCGTGAATCCCTAGGCAACATTCCTTttccttttttgggggggagggttcttgtttgtttgtccctgtttttttttttctctttactATTATCCACTCTCTGAATTCATGTTTGCTCAGCAAAACGTTTTTCCTCGGAAGTGATTATTCGGGCGCTGATCGTGTGATCCGCTCCTACGGAAAAGGGATGGTGAGGgatcagtgtgtctccggctTCCAGCCACTCTGATGATTATTGTCCGGGATCCACACTAAACGCCCGTCTGTTGAGCCAGATCCCA
This genomic window contains:
- the rab11ba gene encoding RAB11B, member RAS oncogene family, a, with the protein product MGTRDDEYDYLFKVVLIGDSGVGKSNLLSRFTRNEFNLESKSTIGVEFATRSIQVDGKTIKAQIWDTAGQERYRAITSAYYRGAVGALLVYDIAKHLTYENVERWLKELRDHADNNIVIMLVGNKSDLRHLRAVPTDEARAFAEKNNLSFIETSALDSTNVEEAFKNILTEIYRIVSQKQIADRSMHDESPGNNVVDISVPPTTDGLKGNKFQCCQNL
- the LOC137040338 gene encoding interferon-induced protein 44-like, coding for MKKRGNLSMDSLTSNLPEDKKKQLCALLGNVELTLLYKASVHGYNASAFHQRCDRQGPTLLVAYNLSGYIFGAYTSVDYAQTGRDITDDEAFLFNCEAKIPVCIKVNSGHNARRDDSGMPTFGQQLYFCYKNQPVVVNQGHNAFNAYKAYGMTNNPFNFTPATLYGNDAQLTECEVYKVEQKKDPQISAKMKPWRNVQWTEKQREGLMKMIRNHKPMTASVSRVRILMIGPVGAGKSSFFNSINSVFMGRITSKAMSGSAGTSLTTQFRTYPVKDGREGKPLPFVLCDTMGLEEQSGAGLDIDDVSSILQGHVPDRYKFNPTTPFQPDEQKASRPASLQEKIHCVMYVIDATKISLMSSKLEEKLAAIRKKVNSLGIPQMVLMTKVDEACLDVEEDLQNVYITSYIKTKFQEVSSRLGVPVSCVLPVKNYSQELELELNCDVLLLTALQQMLNFADDYLDDVAPV